The Euleptes europaea isolate rEulEur1 chromosome 2, rEulEur1.hap1, whole genome shotgun sequence genome has a segment encoding these proteins:
- the ARFRP1 gene encoding ADP-ribosylation factor-related protein 1, which translates to MYTLLSGLYKYMFRRDEYCILILGLDNAGKTTFLEQTKTRFSRNYKGMSLSKITTTVGLNIGTIDMGKARLMFWDLGGQEELQSLWDKYYAESHGVIYVIDSTDEERLSESKRAFEKMITSEVLEGVPLLVLANKQDVEGCLSIPDIKTAFSDCINKIGKRDCLTQACSALTGKGVNEGIEWMVKCVVRNIHRPPRQKDIT; encoded by the exons ATGTATACGCTGCTGTCCGGGCTTTACAAGTACATGTTCCGGCGGGATGAATACTGCATCTTGATCCTTGGGCTGGACAATGCTGGGAAAACG acCTTCCTGGAACAGACGAAGACCAGATTTTCTAGGAACTACAAAGGCATGAGCTTATCCAAAATTACTACCACTGTGGGCTTGAACA TTGGCACGATAGACATGGGCAAAGCCAGGCTGATGTTCTGGGACCTTGGAGGACAAGAGGAGCTTCAGTCTCTCTGGGACAAG TATTACGCCGAATCTCATGGTGTCATCTACGTTATCGACTCCACTGATGAGGAGAGGCTTTCGGAATCTAAACGAGCTTTTG AGAAGATGATAACCAGCGAAGTCCTGGAAGGTGTTCCGCTGCTGGTTCTAGCGAACAAACAGGATGTAGAG GGCTGCCTGTCAATCCCGGACATCAAGACTGCCTTCAGCGACTGCATCAACAAGATCGGCAAGAGGGACTGCCTGACGCAGGCTTGCTCGGCTCTCACTGG CAAAGGGGTTAACGAGGGAATCGAGTGGATGGTGAAGTGCGTGGTGAGAAACATCCATCGCCCTCCGAGGCAGAAGGACATCACGTAG